The following proteins are encoded in a genomic region of Acipenser ruthenus chromosome 4, fAciRut3.2 maternal haplotype, whole genome shotgun sequence:
- the LOC117399702 gene encoding biogenesis of lysosome-related organelles complex 1 subunit 4-like isoform X2 has translation MEQRLDEEELATDVSRDSGNVSQSESSGSVISEGLSSGNISHSHSFSAAVPQGDGDPDRLLERTAKSYSSYLKANVGEDVESLEKSLEEMLTRVDEFVGMLDMAFVKMVGHNVTVMEEQVTQAESDLGTFPSAFKKIFRTIAVPAFLNKTTSRQQPQQEPPPVFRTEDYFSSHSGQ, from the exons ATGGAGCAACGGCTGGACGAAGAGGAGTTGGCAACCGATGTGAGCAGAGACAGCGGTAATGTTTCCCAGAGTGAGAGCAGCGGATCAGTAATTAGTGAAGGGTTGAGCAGCGGCAACATCTCCCACAGTCACAGCTTCAGTGCGGCAGTCCCGCAGGGGGACGGGGATCCAGACAGACTGCTGGAACGTACCGCAAAAAGCTACTCTTCGTACCTCAAAGCCAACGTAGGAGAGGAC GTTGAAAGTCTAGAGAAGAGCCTGGAGGAAATGCTTACCAGAGTGGACGAGTTTGTAGGAATGCTTGACATG GCATTTGTTAAAATGGTTGGTCATAATGTGACTGTGATGGAGGAACAGGTGACACAAGCAGAATCTGACCTTGGAACATTTCCCAGTGCCTTCAAGAAGATCTTTCGCACTATTGCTGTCCCAGCGTTTCTTAAT AAAACAACCTCTAGACAGCAGCCACAGCAGGAGCCTCCCCCAGTGTTCAGGACAGAGGATTACTTTTCATCACACTCAGGACAGTAA
- the LOC117399702 gene encoding biogenesis of lysosome-related organelles complex 1 subunit 4-like isoform X1: MEQRLDEEELATDVSRDSGNVSQSESSGSVISEGLSSGNISHSHSFSAAVPQGDGDPDRLLERTAKSYSSYLKANVGEDVESLEKSLEEMLTRVDEFVGMLDMIRNDTSQVVNDSLPQIHRKSEEMRKIYTKIDKLDAFVKMVGHNVTVMEEQVTQAESDLGTFPSAFKKIFRTIAVPAFLNKTTSRQQPQQEPPPVFRTEDYFSSHSGQ, encoded by the exons ATGGAGCAACGGCTGGACGAAGAGGAGTTGGCAACCGATGTGAGCAGAGACAGCGGTAATGTTTCCCAGAGTGAGAGCAGCGGATCAGTAATTAGTGAAGGGTTGAGCAGCGGCAACATCTCCCACAGTCACAGCTTCAGTGCGGCAGTCCCGCAGGGGGACGGGGATCCAGACAGACTGCTGGAACGTACCGCAAAAAGCTACTCTTCGTACCTCAAAGCCAACGTAGGAGAGGAC GTTGAAAGTCTAGAGAAGAGCCTGGAGGAAATGCTTACCAGAGTGGACGAGTTTGTAGGAATGCTTGACATG ATTCGAAATGATACCTCTCAGGTTGTGAACGACAGTCTACCTCAAATTCACAGAAAGTCTGAAGAAATGAGAAAGATATATACAAAAATTGATAAGCTGGAT GCATTTGTTAAAATGGTTGGTCATAATGTGACTGTGATGGAGGAACAGGTGACACAAGCAGAATCTGACCTTGGAACATTTCCCAGTGCCTTCAAGAAGATCTTTCGCACTATTGCTGTCCCAGCGTTTCTTAAT AAAACAACCTCTAGACAGCAGCCACAGCAGGAGCCTCCCCCAGTGTTCAGGACAGAGGATTACTTTTCATCACACTCAGGACAGTAA
- the LOC117399282 gene encoding activity-dependent neuroprotector homeobox protein 2-like, whose protein sequence is MFQLPVVNLDKIRKSRKRVKEVLCDIGLQNCKELLEEVQSFDAGDKYFNNTTWWDLSESESHRRRRKPRYRTKTFCCSQCKFCTKTLYSYRAHILRCHEEEEDLETLAGCPVCPFTSHPKVINQHFRIFHTMPRKNQTSQSVPSSDPTPLNAVDRFSCRKCFFQDSLYYCMKKHILVSHYPTLLNSYYGQRTENEMNACKESGTHPIKFYCKICNLPADSSEALLYHILTSDKHRELEVHLKALIHENTKTGKRNQVRVPPIAPKVKVSHQVLKLSMLPGTSGQQQQQQQQQQQQQMKIVSLQQNKLSQIMGPPRPPANTAGAAAIAKARLPSPPVSLTSPVRTPVGPPAIHTVPGGAATLIRAPGSTQAFYPGGSTSALIQMATAAARSSLPSTSSVTVNSLPSRRTTATLPATTRVVTSLVQASSHSGSTTISSSKQNVSFQQQQQRFTVVQSAVPLNKLGLRAPGTQPLLVSSQRLNQAISAVNQPKGAMLASQSLFSQLIPTGNKVNGLPTYTLAPVQVTMPVQSGSVQNLSTLPVSVQIPQENTVSKLQTTKPIQTVTCQPNTNSKQAKQWITCPVCNELFPSNVYQVHIRVAHKQAPTNSSNAPHRLAARAPFLKKIKDKTLKCLLCKTLISEKGLFEHVLHGLNCLYCPAMFNSVKQLVEHTNSEHNTKQKVNSEYRLYTDGSGELVFPYFDLHTAASNEQVGDKEVHLALVTGTLEVIYIKMHIEAVRPVCRVTQKAQTKDCPFCPEKFESSEEYELHLKVKHHIMPTIHTILKTPAFKCIYCCGVYTGKTTAKAISVHVLRCRCAPKNTKDLERTLNPDCSIPTVVSVNGGSQRLVIVPLKQDAQMTSNSQADNPGFQSNLRLEVATRDSADASVRERELTATKRKRIDSDGGALSSAQEPVVHLELDPTGFEMRAYEDRKEFLNDYFNKKPYLSKNETEVLASRLWINKTDVACHFGSKRTRCLKTIQKTKAVVLLGFNMCELKKVKHDLNIAELNDD, encoded by the coding sequence CCAAGGTACCGCACCAAGACATTCTGCTGCAGCCAGTGCAAGTTTTGTACAAAAACATTATACTCCTACAGAGCCCACATACTGCGTTGccatgaggaggaggaggaccttGAAACTCTGGCCGGGTGCCCCGTCTGTCCATTCACATCCCATCCTAAAGTCATCAATCAGCACTTTAGGATCTTTCATACTATGCCACGGAAGAACCAGACATCACAGTCTGTACCCAGTTCTGACCCGACACCTCTAAATGCTGTGGATAGATTCTCCTGTCGTAAATGCTTCTTTCAGGACTCTTTGTATTACTGTATGAAGAAGCACATTTTAGTGTCTCATTATCCTACCTTACTGAACAGTTACTATGGGCAGCgaacagaaaatgaaatgaatgccTGTAAGGAAAGTGGAACACATCCTATCAAATTTTACTGTAAAATTTGCAATTTGCCTGCTGACAGCTCAGAGGCTTTGCTGTATCACATCTTGACATCTGATAAGCACAGAGAACTGGAGGTTCACTTAAAAGCCTTGATTcacgaaaacacaaaaacagggaAAAGAAACCAGGTGAGGGTCCCACCGATAGCCCCTAAGGTGAAAGTATCTCATCAGGTTCTGAAACTGTCCATGTTGCCTGGAACGAgtggacaacaacaacaacaacaacaacagcagcagcaacagcagatgAAAATTGTTTCACTTCAGCAGAATAAACTCTCTCAAATCATGGGGCCTCCCAGACCTCCTGCAAACACCGCAGGGGCAGCTGCTATTGCAAAAGCTCGGCTTCCAAGCCCTCCTGTTTCTCTTACAAGCCCAGTCCGCACACCTGTGGGTCCACCAGCAATCCATACAGTCCCTGGAGGTGCAGCAACTCTAATACGTGCTCCTGGCAGCACTCAAGCCTTCTACCCAGGGGGATCAACATCTGCTCTCATACAGATGGCCACAGCAGCTGCTAGGAGCTCACTGCCTTCCACCTCATCCGTCACAGTCAATTCTCTGCCTTCTAGAAGGACAACCGCTACCTTACCTGCCACAACCCGGGTTGTGACATCCTTGGTACAGGCCTCTAGCCACTCCGGGTCCACTACTATCAGTTCTTCCAAGCAAAATGTCTCatttcagcagcaacaacagcgcTTTACTGTGGTGCAGTCAGCCGTTCCACTTAACAAACTGGGGTTACGAGCACCAGGTACTCAGCCCCTCCTTGTTTCCTCACAAAGACTGAACCAAGCCATTTCAGCTGTCAACCAACCTAAAGGTGCTATGCTGGCCTCACAGTCTCTCTTTAGTCAGCTGATTCCAACAGGCAATAAAGTGAATGGCTTACCCACCTACACTCTGGCACCAGTTCAGGTGACAATGCCAGTTCAGTCTGGAAGTGTGCAGAACCTTTCAACGTTGCCAGTGTCGGTGCAGATCCCCCAGGAAAATACAGTTTCAAAGCTCCAGACAACTAAACCCATTCAGACAGTCACCTGCCAGCCTAATACAAACTCCAAGCAGGCTAAACAGTGGATAACTTGCCCTGTGTGCAACGAGCTGTTTCCCTCAAATGTGTACCAAGTCCACATTAGAGTAGCTCATAAACAGGCTCCTACCAATAGCAGTAATGCACCGCATAGACTTGCAGCCCGGGCACCATTTTTGAAGAAGATTAAAGACAAAACCCTCAAATGCCTGCTCTGCAAAACTTTAATTTCTGAAAAAGGACTTTTTGAACATGTGTTGCATGGCTTGAACTGCCTGTACTGTCCTGCAATGTTCAACTCTGTTAAACAGTTAGTGGAGCACACAAATTCTGAGCACAAtactaaacaaaaagtaaatagtGAATATCGGCTTTACACTGATGGCAGTGGGGAACTTGTTTTTCCCTATTTTGACTTGCACACTGCGGCGTCCAATGAGCAAGTGGGAGACAAAGAAGTTCATCTAGCCCTTGTCACAGGAACGCTGGAGGTCATCTACATTAAGATGCATATCGAGGCTGTTAGGCCAGTTTGCAGAGTAACTCAGAAAGCCCAGACTAAAGATTGCCCTTTTTGTCCAGAGAAGTTTGAGAGCTCTGAGGAATATGAACTGCATCTGAAGGTGAAACACCACATAATGCCTACAATCCACACAATTTTAAAAACGCCAGCTTTCAAATGCATCTATTGCTGTGGTGTGTACACAGGAAAAACTACGGCAAAAGCAATATCTGTCCACGTGCTGCGCTGTAGGTGTGCTCCGAAGAACACCAAGGATTTAGAAAGGACGTTAAATCCAGACTGCAGCATTCCAACAGTTGTGTCTGTGAACGGAGGATCCCAGAGGTTAGTCATAGTGCCACTGAAACAAGATGCTCAGATGACTTCCAATTCCCAGGCAGACAATCCTGGCTTTCAGAGTAACCTAAGGCTTGAAGTGGCAACGAGAGACTCTGCAGATGCTAGTGTGAGGGAAAGAGAACTTACAGCTACGAAAAGGAAGAGGATTGACTCCGATGGTGGTGCCTTGTCTTCTGCACAAGAGCCTGTAGTGCATCTCGAACTTGACCCCACTGGCTTCGAAATGCGTGCCTATGAGGACCGGAAAGAGTTCCTCAATGACTATTTCAACAAAAAGCCGTACCTGTCCAAAAATGAGACTGAAGTGCTTGCATCCCGCTTGTGGATTAATAAGACTGATGTGGCTTGTCACTTTGGTTCCAAACGTACCAGATGCTTAAAAACCATCCAAAAAACCAAGGCAGTTGTCCTGTTAGGATTTAATATGTGTGAActaaagaaagtaaaacatgaCCTAAATATTGCTGAACTAAATGATGATTGA